The proteins below are encoded in one region of Mus caroli chromosome 10, CAROLI_EIJ_v1.1, whole genome shotgun sequence:
- the Tcf21 gene encoding transcription factor 21, translating into MSTGSLSDVEDLQEVEMLDCDSLKMDSNKEFGTSNESTEEGSNCENGSPQKGRGGLGKRRKAPTKKSPLSGVSQEGKQVQRNAANARERARMRVLSKAFSRLKTTLPWVPPDTKLSKLDTLRLASSYIAHLRQILANDKYENGYIHPVNLTWPFMVAGKPENDLKEVVTANRLCGTTAS; encoded by the exons ATGTCCACTGGCTCCCTCAGCGATGTAGAAGACCTTCAAGAGGTGGAGATGCTGGACTGTGACTCCCTGAAAATGGACTCCAACAAGGAGTTTGGAACTTCCAACGAGAGCACCGAGGAGGGCTCCAACTGCGAGAACGGGTCTCCACAGAAGGGTCGCGGTGGCCTTGGCAAGAGGAGGAAGGCGCCCACTAAGAAAAGCCCGCTGAGCGGGGTCAGCCAGGAGGGCAAGCAGGTCCAGCGCAACGCAGCCAATGCTCGTGAGCGGGCCCGCATGCGGGTGCTGAGCAAGGCCTTCTCCAGGCTCAAGACCACCCTGCCCTGGGTGCCCCCGGACACCAAGCTCTCCAAGCTGGACACTCTCAGGCTGGCGTCCAGCTACATCGCTCACTTAAGGCAGATCCTGGCCAACGACAAGTACGAGAATGGTTACATTCACCCAGTCAACCTG acGTGGCCCTTTATGGTGGCCGGCAAACCAGAGAATGACCTGAAGGAAGTGGTGACCGCCAACCGCTTGTGTGGAACCACAGCATCCTGA